One Fuerstiella marisgermanici DNA window includes the following coding sequences:
- a CDS encoding DUF1501 domain-containing protein, which translates to MNDNQALDRRDLFHWGINGLGATALASLLAAETASASDGFGSRPVKAKRAIHICLVGGLSHIDSFDYKPELTRLHGKSLQTDETPDLFFGQMGLLRREDWKFTPRGESGLMISDMFPHIAELADDLTILRSMESKSANHTPALFLANNGFEFNGFPSMGSWISYGMGVENESLPAYVVLNDERGAPNTGASTWSSAFLPSNHQGVVLRGGKQPVRDLFPSNLVGGDKLSAENDAATRQFVQAVNQQHVDRQGGDATLMARLKSYELAAKMQTSIPQVSSFAEESVTTQESYGINNQQTADMGRRCLLGRRLLEQGVRFVQLFSGGPIAGNPRASWDAHENVKENHTIEAGRIDQPVAALLKDLKQRGMLHDTLVLFTTEFGRTPFAQSAADQVGPGRDHNRYGFSCWMAGAGLKPGFAFGNTDDLGWKAVERPIPWHDFHATILHLFGIDHEKLTFYHNGIQRRLTNVHGEVVEEILA; encoded by the coding sequence ATGAACGATAACCAGGCCCTTGATCGTCGCGATCTATTTCACTGGGGCATCAACGGACTCGGCGCAACGGCACTCGCCTCGCTGCTGGCTGCTGAAACGGCATCTGCCTCCGACGGTTTCGGTTCTCGTCCCGTGAAAGCGAAGCGGGCGATTCACATTTGCCTTGTTGGCGGTTTAAGCCACATCGATTCGTTCGACTATAAGCCCGAATTGACCAGGCTTCACGGTAAGTCGCTGCAGACTGACGAAACTCCAGACCTCTTCTTCGGACAGATGGGGTTGCTGCGACGAGAAGACTGGAAGTTCACGCCGCGCGGCGAAAGCGGATTGATGATCTCCGACATGTTTCCTCACATCGCAGAACTTGCCGACGACCTGACCATTCTGCGCAGTATGGAATCCAAATCGGCTAACCACACGCCGGCACTGTTTCTGGCTAACAACGGCTTTGAGTTCAACGGCTTTCCTTCAATGGGAAGCTGGATTTCCTACGGCATGGGTGTCGAAAACGAATCGCTTCCTGCCTACGTCGTATTGAACGACGAACGAGGTGCCCCGAATACGGGAGCCTCAACGTGGAGCAGCGCTTTTCTACCGTCGAATCATCAGGGAGTCGTGTTGCGTGGCGGTAAGCAACCGGTTCGCGATTTGTTTCCCAGCAACCTGGTGGGCGGCGACAAGCTGAGCGCGGAAAATGACGCGGCGACTCGTCAGTTTGTGCAAGCCGTCAACCAACAGCATGTGGATCGTCAGGGAGGCGACGCCACACTGATGGCTCGGCTGAAGAGCTACGAGTTAGCAGCGAAGATGCAGACGTCCATTCCTCAAGTCAGCAGCTTTGCGGAAGAGTCTGTCACTACTCAGGAATCTTATGGCATCAACAATCAGCAAACTGCCGACATGGGTCGACGCTGTCTGCTGGGCCGGCGGCTGCTGGAACAAGGTGTGCGATTTGTGCAGTTGTTCTCCGGCGGTCCAATTGCAGGAAACCCGCGAGCCAGCTGGGACGCTCATGAAAATGTGAAAGAGAACCACACGATCGAAGCCGGTCGCATCGACCAACCCGTCGCTGCTTTGCTGAAGGACTTGAAGCAACGCGGCATGCTGCACGACACACTGGTGCTGTTCACGACGGAATTCGGTCGCACACCGTTTGCCCAGTCGGCGGCCGATCAGGTTGGGCCAGGGCGAGACCACAATCGCTACGGCTTCAGTTGTTGGATGGCCGGTGCGGGCCTCAAGCCTGGATTCGCATTCGGCAACACCGATGATCTTGGCTGGAAAGCGGTTGAACGGCCCATTCCATGGCACGACTTTCATGCCACCATCCTGCATCTATTCGGCATTGACCACGAAAAACTTACGTTCTACCACAACGGTATCCAACGTCGCCTGACGAACGTGCACGGCGAAGTTGTGGAAGAAATCCTGGCGTAG